Genomic segment of Streptomyces longhuiensis:
AGCGTTATGCGGACACTGAGCGACCTTCACGGTGCTTCCAACGTGCGTCTCGTCTGCTGGTTCAGCTGACGACTCCTTGCCCCCGAGCAGAGCGGTGGACTCGGCCCACCCGTCAATCAACGACCGGTTTATGGAACTACGGCGTGGGAACCGCACGGGCCCCGCGTCCTGAGCCGGTCCGCAGCGGCTGTCCGACGCCTGTGGCACAAGGCCGCCATCGCCGGCCCGATTCCGACGGGCCGGCGATGGCGCATGCTCCGGATGGTGGTGTCACCACTCGCCGTGGTCGCGGATCACCCGGAAACTGCCCACGACCCCGTCCTGAACGAAGACGCCTCCCTGGCCACTCCCGTGGCCGGTCTGGGTCACGACACCATGAGTGGCGCCGTAGGGGCCGACCGTGGCCACCGGCGAACCGTTGTCGCAGTTGAACCCGCGGTAGACCTCAACGGTCGCGTCGCTGTCGTTGTAGATGCTGAAACTCGTTGAGCCCAGCCCACTGGCAGCGGGGACGCAGCCTTCCGTGTTGGCGGAGAACGTGCGTTCGTTGAAGTGGATCCTTCCCTCCTCCCTGCCGCCGTAGCCACGGCCCTCGTGGTTGCGGCCCCCGTGGTCACGGCCCTCGTCCCCCCTGCCGCCAGTGCTGTCGGCACCGAGGGGAGCCGCCTCTGGGGCGGCCTGCTTGACGGGCGGGGCGGCCCGCTTGACCGGCGCTGCGTCTTGTTTGACCGGTGCTGCGGCTTGTTTGGCCGGCGGGGCGGCCTGGGTCGATTCTGATTGCGCGGCATAGGTGATGCCGGTGGCAAGGACCGCTGCGCCGACCATGGCGGCAGACACGGCGAAGATTCGCGTGGGCATGTCACTCCTTCCTGTCTCAGAGATGCCAGCTGGACAGCCGACCTGCAACGACCGTAATAATCAGCCGATCAGCTGTCATTTCGGAGCAACTCAAGGTGTGACATCAGGCTGCTGATCGAGTGGTGTCCCTGCATTTGGTGCATATCTCGGAGTTTTCTGACATGGCGCCAGGGTCTGGGTCCAGGCGAGGCCGCGGTGCAGCCAGGGATGACAGCGATAGGGCCGAGATTCCGCACATCTGACGGCAGCAGGCCACGCGGGGACCGGGACGCTGGGGCGTAGCGCCGGCGCGACAGTTCGAGGGCGTTGTCCGGCAGTTCGGCGCTGGCAGCCAATGCTGAGGGCTGCCCGAGGAGTTCGGGGCCTGGCAGACGGTCTCCGACCGCTCTGGTCAGTGGCGCGCCGTCGGCCTGTCCGCCGCGTCGGCGCCGGCTGGCCCGGCTCAAGGCGGCGGCGCTGGGTCGCTCACGCGGTGATGAGGGCCTTGAGGACCTGGCGGTCGGCCATGGCCCGGTAGGCGTCCGGGGTTTGATCGAAGGTGAACGTCTGGTCGAAGACGCGGCCGGGGGCGATGGTGCCGTCCAGGACGTCGGGCAGCAGTTGCTCGATGTAGGCGCGGGCAGGGCTGGCGCCGCCGGTGAGGGTGATGTTGCGCATGAATGCGGCGGGTCCGATCGGCCCCTGCTCGTACTGCGGGACGCCCAGGCGGCTGACGTTGCCGCCGTCCCGGACCGCACCCAGGGCGGTGTCGAGGGCCTGGCGCGTGCCGACGGCCTCGATCACCTTGTCCACGCCGCCGGTCAGCTCGCGGATGTGGGCGATGCCCTCCTCACCGCGCTCGGCCACCACGTCCGTGGCACCGAACTCGCGGCCCAGACCGGTGCGCGCCTCATGGCGGCCGGCAAGGACGATCCGCTCAGCACCGAGCCTCTTGGCGGCGATCACCGCACACAGGCCGACCGCGCCGTCACCGACGACCAGCACCGCGTCCCCGCGCGCGACGCCGGCGGTGACCGCGCCGTGGTGCCCGGTGGTCATCACGTCGGACAGCGCCAGCAGCGACGGCAACAGCGCGGAGTCGGCGGCCACTGGGAGTTTCACCAGAGTGCCGTCCGCGTACGGGACACGGACGGCTTCGCCCTGTCCGCCGTCGACGCCGTCGAACCCGTACCGGCCGCCGTTGCGGCACGAGATGTACAGGCCCTTGGCGCAGTAGTCGCAGGTGTTGTCGCTATAAGTGAACGGCGCGACGACCAGGTCGCCGGCCTTGAGCCCGGTCACGTCCGCGCCGGCCTCCTCGACGACGCCGAGGAACTCATGTCCCATCGGGCGGCCTGTGTCGCCGGCGGGCATCGCCCCGTACGGCCACAGGTCGCTGCCGCACACACATGCGGCCAGCGTGCGCACCACCACGTCGGTCGGTTTGACGATCTTCGGGTCGGGCCGGTCGTCGACGCGGACGTCTCCGGCTCCGTACATCACGGCTGCACGCATGAAAGGTGTCACTCCAAACTAGGACGGCTGGCGCTACGAGGGGCGCGGCGTAACGGGGGCGGGGGCAGGATCAGCGCTCGAGCATCTGCGCCTGTGCCTCGGTGTGTGTGTCGCCTGCGGCGGGCGGCAGGCTGCTGAGCTTGTCGAGCTGCTCGTCCGTCAGCGTGATCGCGTCGGCGGCGGTGTTCTCCTCCACGCGGCTGACCCGCTTGGTGCCGGGAATCGGGGCGATGTCGTCACCCTGGGCCAGGAGCCAGGCCAGTGCCACCTGCGCGGGCGTGGCGCCGACCTGGGTGGCCAGGGCCTGCACCTCGTCGGCGATCGCCAGGTTGCGCTGGAAGTTCTCGCCGGAGAAGCGCGGATTGTCCCGCCGGAAGTCGGAGGCGTCGAACTGGTCGGTGGAGCGGACGGTGCCCGTCAGGAATCCGCGGCCCAGCGGGGAGAACGGCACCAGGCCGATGTTCAGCTCCCGCAGCACCGGCAGGACGCGCTGCTCGATCCCCCGGGTCCACAGCGAGTACTCCGACTGCACCGCGGTGACCGGCTGGACGGCGTGCGCGCGGCGGATCGTGTCCGGGCCGGCCTCCGAGAGCCCGAACGCGCGCACCTTTCCCTCGGTGATCAGCTCGCCGACGGCGCCGGCGGTCTCCTCGATCGGCGTGTTGGGATCCACCCGGTGCTGGTAGTAGAGATCGATGTGATCGGTACCCAGCCGCTTCAGGGAGCCCTCGACGGCGATGCGGATGTTGGACGGACCGGAGTCCAGGTTCCAGGCCCCGTCCCCGGCGTGGGAGACCAGACCGAACTTCGTCGCCAGTACCGCTTGGTCACGTCGCCCCTTCAGAGCCCGGCCCAGCAGTTCCTCGTTGGTGTAGGGACCGTAGATCTCGGCGGTGTCGATGAGCGTGACGCCCAGCTCCAGCGCCCGGTGCACGGTCCTGATCGACTCCGCCTCGTCGGTGCCGGAACCGGTGTAGCCGTGGGACATCCCCATCGCCCCCAGCCCGATCCGGGAAACCTCCAGGTCACGCAGCTTGATGTAGCGCATTTCGCCCTCTCCGGTCTGTGACGTCGCCCGGCACCCTCGCTCTCGCCTGACCGGCCAGAGGTTGCCTGCGGCGGCTGTCGTGCCTGCGGCAGCTCTGGCGGCGGCCGGGGTACCGGCGTCTTGCTCCTCCACCTTCGCCTGCATTGGGCCCCCGTGGCAGGGCGGGCTCTTCGGGGGTAATGACAGGGCCCCCCTCTCGCCCGCACGTCGGCGGACCAGCGGGTGAGACTGGAGGCATGGCATCCGAGAGAGCGCACAGCGAGGGCGCCGAGCTGGGCCGCTACCTGCGCGCCCGCCGCACCCAGACCAGCCCCGAACACGTCGGCCTCACCGTCGGCACCGGCATCCGCCGCACCCCCGGCCTGCGCCGCGAGGAGCTGGCCACTCTCGCCGGCATCAGCATCGACTACTACGTCCGCCTGGAACGCGGCAAAGAGACCCGCCCCAGCCCCGCCGTCCTCGACGCGCTCGCCCGCGCCCTGCACATGGACGACCAGGAGCACCAGCACCTGCGTGAGCTCGCCGCCCGCGCCGCCCGCTACGCCCCCGAACCCGCACCGGCCCCCAGCCGCACTGTGCGCCCCCACCTCAAGCTGCTGCTCGAATCACTGCGCCCGAACCCGGCCTACGTCATCAGCCGCAGCATGGACATGCTCGCCTGGAACCCCGGCGGCCTCGCCCTCTACGCAGGCCTGGACGACTGGCCCGTCAAACAGCGCAACCTCGCCCGCTACCTGTTCCTGCACCCCGCGGCCCGCGACCTGTTCACCGACTGGGACCGGCAGATCACCGCGTGCGTCGCCCGCCTGCGCGCCATCGCCGGCACCGCCCCGGACGCCCCCGACCTCACCAGCCTCGTCGGCGAACTCCTCCTGAAGAGTCCGGACTTCGCGGGCCTGTGGGAACGCTACGAAGTGACCGGGCGCAAGCCCGCGCACAAGACGTTTCATCACCCCCAAGTCGGCAGGGTCACCCTCACTTCGCAGTCGCTGCAGGTGGAAGGCACCCCCGGGCAGCGCATCGGCGTCTACACCGCCGAACCCGGCACCCCCGATCATGACGCGCTGCTCCTGCTCGACATGACAGCCCCGGCCACGACGCCGACCACAACAAGCCGATCGAGCTGACCCCCGCTCACGCTGCCCCGATACTGTCGTCCGGCTGCCGCGCAGGGTCGCCTGCGGCGGTGCCGTTCCCGCGTTCGTGGAGGGCGTCTCCACAGTCATCGACCTCAGCGTCGCAGGCTTCGTCGCCGTCCTTTTGCTTCCGGAACAGAGCGACAACTGGTCATCCGACGTCGGCCGGCTTGTTCGTGAACCCCGGCCCGGCGTGTTTCCGGGCTCGAGTGGGACGTCTTTCGCGTACGACCTGCGTCAACGGCCAAGGCTGGGTCCGGGAACCAGCGCTGCCGTCCGCACGCCGTCCTAAGATCAGCAGCTGAGCAGAGTCTGCGGGAGGCAGGCCTTCTCCCGTGAGGTGAGCTCCTTGGCGGGTGCCTCAACCGAGGTCCGTTCCTACGGCGATGGAGGCCAACAGGCTTTGCCGAAAGAGGAGTTACCCCCCACCGAGCCGCCGCCGAACTCCGTCCTGATCGACGCGGGGAAGGGCAGTGTCGGCAAGAGTAAGATCGCCGCGCAGCGGACTGCCAGGCACGTCGCGCAGCACGCGATCGCCGCCCTCTTCGGTCAGTTCGCGAAGTACCGGCCAGCCTGGGCGTCGTGCCGGGTGGCAGAGCCGTCGGGGAACTCCTCGTCCTGCTGAGCGCGCAGGCGCCGGACGAGGGCACTCACCTCGCCTCGTCACTGGCCGGCTGCCCGAGCCCCGTAACCCCCCACTCCTGACTCTCGACTCCTGACTCGTCAACGAATCCAACCTCCCGTAGCCCTGTCACCGCTCACTGCTCACTCCTCACCCCTCACCGCCTCTTTCCCAGCCACTTACCTATGAAGGGGCCACCTATGTTTTCCTCGCCCGTCACCCGTGACATCGAGAATCTGATCGCCGAGTACGCGGAACGGGTCGACACCGGTGATCTCGCCGGTGTGGGCCGGCTCTTCTCAGAGGGCGCTTTCGTCGGGAGCGACGGCACCCGGTTCGAGGGCGCCGGGGCCGTCGAGGGGATGCTCCGGGACCGCGTGATCCTCTACAGCGACGGCACGCCGCGCACCCATCACGTCACCACCAACGTCCACATCGAAGTCGACCAGGAGGCCGGCACGGCCACGGGTCGGTCCTACGTGACGATCTTCCAAGCGGTCGACGGACTGCCGCTCCAGCCGATCGCGGCGGGCCGCTACCGGGACCGCTTCGTGCGCGAGGACGGTCAGTGGCGGTTCGCGGAACGCCTGATCACGATCCATCTGGTGGGCGACATCAGCCACCACATGCGCTGACCGCTCCCCTCACGTCAGGTTGGCGGTGTAGAAGTCGGCGAGCTTGTCGACGGCGACGTCGAGGTACTCCTTCTTGTCGTACAGGTCGACGTGGCTCGCGCCGTCGATCACGTACAACTCGGCGAAGCCCTTGGCCCGTTGGTGGACGTCGACGGCCATCCAGGACGTGACGGCGCGGGACCCGACGATCTGGAGCAGGGGGCGCGGGCCGATGAGCGGGACAGCGTGGAAGGCATCGAAGAAGGCGAGCTTGTCCAGGCTCTCCCAGGCCAGGAACTTCGCCGACCGCTCGTGCTGACCACGCGGCGTGCAGTAGTACTCGTAGCCCTCCGCACCGTGCTCGCCACCGAGCGAACGGGCCTGCTCGGCGGTCTCGGGGAACATCGTCATGACGCCGGACTCCGCGCCGCGGGCCGCCGCTGTGCGGGACTGGGCCGCGGCGTCGAGCAGGCTCTGGAACACGGCCGGATCCTGGGTGCCGTCGGCCCCGAGGCGGAACTGGCGGGCGACATCGACACCGCTGACCGTGGCCACGGCCCTGACACGGTGGTCGCCGCCGGCCGCGGCCAGCGAGTAGCCGCCGGAAGCGCAGACACCCAGGAGACCGATGGCTTCGGCGTCCACGTCGTCCCGGGTGGTCAGATACGAGACGGCGCCCTTGAAGTCCTCCACGCGCCGCGCCGGATCCTCCAGCCCGCGCGGCAGGCCGCCGGATTCGCCCTGGTGCGCGGCGTCGAAGGCAAGCGTGATGAATCCGTGCTCAGCCATCCGCCGCGCGTAGATGCCGGACGTCTGCTCCTTCACGCTGGTGCCGGGATGACCGACCACCAGCGCCGGACGCGGGCCCACTGCCGGGGTGTCGGGGGTGTAGAGGTGTGCGGCGATCCGGATACCGGCGCCGTCGAAGGTGACACTGCTTTTCGCCATGGAAGGCTCCTTGATGATGTGGCGTTCATAGGGCCCGTCGGCCTGATTCGGCGGACATCTCAACCATCACCGCAGATCCGCGAAGCGAAAAGAGACAGGTTTCTGCCGGGGAAAGAACCTGCCCCCTCACCTGTGCACCGTTGACACCCGGCCCGTGGGTGGGCGCGGGCAAGCTGCATGCGAACTGCCTGATTCCGCGCGGCACTGTCCGGCCGGCTCCACGATGTGGCGGGACCAGGTGTACGCGTACCCAGGGTTACGGGACGGTGTTCCGGTGACGTGCGCCGCCACGATGGAGGCCGAGGGCCGCCTCTTCGTAGCGCTCGTCGTCACCGCTCCGGCCTGTGAGCGCCGC
This window contains:
- a CDS encoding zinc-binding dehydrogenase, producing the protein MRAAVMYGAGDVRVDDRPDPKIVKPTDVVVRTLAACVCGSDLWPYGAMPAGDTGRPMGHEFLGVVEEAGADVTGLKAGDLVVAPFTYSDNTCDYCAKGLYISCRNGGRYGFDGVDGGQGEAVRVPYADGTLVKLPVAADSALLPSLLALSDVMTTGHHGAVTAGVARGDAVLVVGDGAVGLCAVIAAKRLGAERIVLAGRHEARTGLGREFGATDVVAERGEEGIAHIRELTGGVDKVIEAVGTRQALDTALGAVRDGGNVSRLGVPQYEQGPIGPAAFMRNITLTGGASPARAYIEQLLPDVLDGTIAPGRVFDQTFTFDQTPDAYRAMADRQVLKALITA
- a CDS encoding alpha/beta hydrolase, whose protein sequence is MAKSSVTFDGAGIRIAAHLYTPDTPAVGPRPALVVGHPGTSVKEQTSGIYARRMAEHGFITLAFDAAHQGESGGLPRGLEDPARRVEDFKGAVSYLTTRDDVDAEAIGLLGVCASGGYSLAAAGGDHRVRAVATVSGVDVARQFRLGADGTQDPAVFQSLLDAAAQSRTAAARGAESGVMTMFPETAEQARSLGGEHGAEGYEYYCTPRGQHERSAKFLAWESLDKLAFFDAFHAVPLIGPRPLLQIVGSRAVTSWMAVDVHQRAKGFAELYVIDGASHVDLYDKKEYLDVAVDKLADFYTANLT
- a CDS encoding helix-turn-helix transcriptional regulator, whose product is MASERAHSEGAELGRYLRARRTQTSPEHVGLTVGTGIRRTPGLRREELATLAGISIDYYVRLERGKETRPSPAVLDALARALHMDDQEHQHLRELAARAARYAPEPAPAPSRTVRPHLKLLLESLRPNPAYVISRSMDMLAWNPGGLALYAGLDDWPVKQRNLARYLFLHPAARDLFTDWDRQITACVARLRAIAGTAPDAPDLTSLVGELLLKSPDFAGLWERYEVTGRKPAHKTFHHPQVGRVTLTSQSLQVEGTPGQRIGVYTAEPGTPDHDALLLLDMTAPATTPTTTSRSS
- a CDS encoding aldo/keto reductase — translated: MRYIKLRDLEVSRIGLGAMGMSHGYTGSGTDEAESIRTVHRALELGVTLIDTAEIYGPYTNEELLGRALKGRRDQAVLATKFGLVSHAGDGAWNLDSGPSNIRIAVEGSLKRLGTDHIDLYYQHRVDPNTPIEETAGAVGELITEGKVRAFGLSEAGPDTIRRAHAVQPVTAVQSEYSLWTRGIEQRVLPVLRELNIGLVPFSPLGRGFLTGTVRSTDQFDASDFRRDNPRFSGENFQRNLAIADEVQALATQVGATPAQVALAWLLAQGDDIAPIPGTKRVSRVEENTAADAITLTDEQLDKLSSLPPAAGDTHTEAQAQMLER
- a CDS encoding nuclear transport factor 2 family protein is translated as MFSSPVTRDIENLIAEYAERVDTGDLAGVGRLFSEGAFVGSDGTRFEGAGAVEGMLRDRVILYSDGTPRTHHVTTNVHIEVDQEAGTATGRSYVTIFQAVDGLPLQPIAAGRYRDRFVREDGQWRFAERLITIHLVGDISHHMR